A stretch of the Nematostella vectensis chromosome 1, jaNemVect1.1, whole genome shotgun sequence genome encodes the following:
- the LOC5507612 gene encoding UMP-CMP kinase, with protein MLHLSCFLSEITVTAKRLMSSASKPVVIFVLGGPGAGKGTQCERIVKEYGYVHLSAGELLREERKSGSKDGDLIENCMTEGKIVPVAITVSLLQKAMAKSDVQKFLIDGFPRNEDNLQGWESRMNDKVDVKAVLFFECPEDICIGRIMSRGQSSGRPDDNIESLRKRFHTHENSTMPIIEHYRRQGLVKPISGAPTPDEVFLQVKRVFESLGE; from the exons ATGTTGCATTTGTCCTGCTTCCTGAGCGAAATAACCGTTACTGCAAAAAGACTGATGTCTTCTGCGAGTAAGCCTGTGGTTATATTCGTCTTGGGTGGCCCTGGGGCCGGCAAAGGTACACAGTGCGAGAGAATTGTGAAG GAGTATGGATATGTGCACCTCTCTGCGGGTGAGTTACTGAGGGAAGAGAGAAAAAGTGGGTCCAAAGATGGTGACCTGATAGAAAATTGTATGACGGAGGGGAAAATAGTACCTGTAGCCATCACTGTCAGTCTTCTTCAGAAG GCGATGGCAAAGTCAGATGTCCAGAAATTCTTAATTGATGGATTTCCAAGAAATGAGGACAATTTACAGGGATGGGAAAGCCGTATGAATGATAAAGTTGATGTAAAAGCTGTGCTTTTCTTTGAGTGCCCAGAAGAT ATCTGCATTGGAAGAATAATGTCAAGAGGGCAATCTAGTGGGAGACCAGATGATAACATTGAAAGTTTGCGAAAAAG ATTTCATACACATGAAAATTCAACAATGCCAATAATTGAGCATTACAGACGACAAGGACTTGTTAAACCAATATCAGGTGCACCCACTCCTGATGAG GTCTTTTTACAAGTCAAGAGAGTATTCGAAAGTTTAGGAGAATAG